One Micromonospora eburnea genomic region harbors:
- a CDS encoding 5'-3' exonuclease: protein MAHQPPILLIDSPSLYFRAYFGIPESAARTADGQPVNAVRGFLDMLAQLVRTRRPDRMVCALDHDWRPAWRVELLPSYKAHRVAPEGGEVVPDTLSPQVPMILEVLDALGITVVGATGYEADDVLGTLSVTQPGPVEVVSGDRDLFQLVDDARQVRLLYIGRGVAKLEDCDDVAVRTRYGVPANRYADFAALRGDPSDGLPGVPGVGEKTAARLIDRYDGLPGILAALDDRASGFAPGLRTKLEAARDYLAVAPKVVRVATDVPLPELATALPTAPADPDRLLELAQRWNLAGSCRRLVDALAGGS, encoded by the coding sequence GTGGCACACCAACCCCCGATCCTGCTGATCGACTCCCCCAGCCTCTACTTCCGCGCCTACTTCGGCATCCCCGAGTCGGCGGCGCGGACCGCCGACGGCCAGCCGGTCAACGCCGTCCGCGGCTTCCTCGACATGCTCGCCCAGCTCGTCCGCACCCGCCGGCCGGACCGGATGGTCTGCGCGCTCGACCACGACTGGCGGCCGGCGTGGCGGGTGGAGCTGCTGCCGTCGTACAAGGCGCACCGGGTCGCGCCGGAGGGCGGCGAGGTGGTGCCGGACACGCTCTCCCCGCAGGTGCCGATGATCCTCGAGGTCCTCGACGCGCTCGGCATCACCGTGGTCGGCGCCACCGGCTACGAGGCCGACGACGTGCTCGGCACCCTCTCGGTGACCCAGCCCGGCCCGGTGGAGGTGGTCTCCGGCGACCGTGACCTGTTCCAGCTCGTCGACGACGCCCGCCAGGTGCGGCTGCTCTACATCGGGCGCGGCGTGGCCAAGCTGGAGGACTGCGACGACGTGGCGGTGCGCACCCGCTACGGCGTCCCCGCCAACCGATACGCCGACTTCGCCGCCCTGCGTGGGGACCCGAGCGACGGGCTGCCCGGCGTGCCCGGCGTGGGCGAGAAGACCGCCGCCCGGCTCATCGACCGGTACGACGGGCTCCCCGGCATCCTGGCCGCGCTCGACGACCGGGCCTCCGGCTTCGCCCCCGGCCTGCGAACCAAACTGGAGGCGGCCCGGGACTACCTGGCGGTCGCGCCGAAGGTGGTGCGGGTGGCCACCGACGTGCCGCTGCCGGAGCTGGCCACGGCGCTACCGACGGCACCGGCGGACCCGGACCGGCTGCTGGAGCTGGCGCAGCGGTGGAACCTGGCCGGTTCGTGCCGGCGTCTGGTGGACGCCCTGGCCGGCGGGTCCTGA
- a CDS encoding DUF4037 domain-containing protein has product MDFVPGLTLCRRFHDEVLAPLLARRLPGLRYAAGLLDGGSELLGLDTPRSTDHDWGPRTQLFVADAADVARVRATLDAALPARFLGWPTRFAGGPDVRLGVVHPDGDRHGVGVDELGGWLRERLGCDPRAGMAVADWLCVPTQRLAELTGGAVFHDGLDGELTAARARLAWYPDDVWRYVLAAGWQRIGQAEHLVGRCAEVGDELGSRVVAAGLARDLMRLGLLLHRRWPPYAKWLGTVFAALPAADPVLDALAAALGPGDWPARQAGLVRALETVAAWTNDSGLAAAVDPTVRPFHDRPFLVLDANRFVAALRAAVEDPALRARPPVGAVDQYLDNVDVLTHAERVRRVAAAVLPD; this is encoded by the coding sequence ATGGATTTCGTGCCCGGCCTGACGCTCTGCCGGCGTTTCCACGATGAGGTCCTCGCCCCGCTGCTGGCCCGCCGCCTGCCCGGCCTCCGCTACGCCGCCGGGCTGCTCGACGGTGGCTCGGAGCTGCTCGGGCTGGACACCCCACGTTCGACCGACCACGACTGGGGGCCGCGTACCCAGCTCTTCGTCGCCGATGCCGCCGACGTCGCGCGGGTACGGGCGACCCTCGACGCCGCGCTGCCGGCGCGGTTCCTCGGCTGGCCGACCCGGTTCGCCGGTGGCCCGGACGTCCGGCTCGGCGTGGTGCACCCCGACGGCGACCGGCACGGGGTGGGCGTCGACGAGTTGGGCGGCTGGCTACGCGAGCGGCTCGGCTGCGATCCGCGCGCCGGGATGGCGGTGGCGGACTGGCTCTGCGTACCCACCCAGCGGCTGGCCGAGTTGACCGGCGGCGCGGTTTTCCACGACGGGCTCGACGGGGAGCTGACCGCGGCCCGCGCCCGCCTGGCGTGGTATCCGGATGACGTCTGGCGGTACGTGCTGGCGGCCGGGTGGCAGCGGATCGGCCAGGCCGAGCACCTGGTCGGCCGGTGTGCCGAGGTGGGTGACGAGCTGGGCAGTCGGGTGGTGGCCGCCGGGCTGGCCCGGGACCTGATGCGTCTCGGGCTGCTGCTGCACCGGCGCTGGCCGCCGTACGCGAAGTGGCTCGGCACGGTCTTCGCCGCGCTGCCGGCGGCGGACCCGGTGCTGGACGCCCTGGCCGCCGCCCTCGGCCCCGGGGACTGGCCGGCGCGGCAGGCCGGGCTGGTCCGGGCGTTGGAGACCGTCGCGGCCTGGACCAACGACAGCGGGCTGGCCGCTGCGGTCGACCCGACCGTGCGACCGTTTCACGACCGGCCTTTTCTGGTCCTGGACGCGAACCGGTTCGTCGCCGCGTTGCGCGCCGCGGTCGAGGACCCGGCCCTGCGGGCCCGCCCGCCGGTCGGCGCCGTCGACCAGTATCTCGACAACGTCGATGTGCTCACCCACGCGGAACGGGTACGCCGGGTCGCCGCGGCGGTGCTGCCGGACTGA
- a CDS encoding TetR/AcrR family transcriptional regulator — translation MSSLRDRKRARTRQALIDAAVDLFERHGYDRTGVADIAAAAEVGTRTFFRYFPSKEALLFPESDDRIRAAVEAIADRGPDEGPAEVLLRALRTVTADSEELGSRLAALRLRLIREVPVVRGRALQLQLDAQREIARHLAAAYPQRLDPVTAAALVGAFVGAVAGALQVLLDDPDQATDPAAVQAALRRATEIALTGWAAAPTG, via the coding sequence ATGTCGTCGCTACGTGACCGGAAGCGGGCCCGGACCCGGCAGGCGCTCATCGACGCCGCCGTCGACCTCTTCGAACGGCACGGCTACGACCGCACGGGCGTCGCCGACATCGCCGCGGCCGCCGAGGTCGGCACCCGGACCTTCTTCCGGTACTTCCCGAGCAAGGAGGCGCTGCTCTTCCCCGAGAGCGACGACCGTATCCGGGCCGCCGTCGAGGCGATCGCCGATCGCGGGCCGGACGAGGGGCCGGCCGAGGTGCTGCTGCGGGCGCTGCGCACGGTGACCGCGGACAGTGAGGAACTGGGCAGCCGGCTGGCCGCGCTGCGGCTGCGGCTGATCCGCGAGGTGCCGGTCGTACGCGGGCGTGCCCTGCAACTCCAACTCGACGCGCAGCGGGAGATCGCCCGGCACCTCGCCGCCGCGTACCCGCAACGGCTCGATCCGGTGACGGCGGCGGCGCTGGTCGGGGCGTTCGTCGGCGCGGTGGCCGGCGCGCTCCAGGTGCTTCTCGACGACCCGGACCAGGCCACCGACCCGGCGGCCGTGCAGGCGGCCCTGCGCCGGGCCACCGAGATCGCCCTCACCGGCTGGGCCGCCGCCCCGACCGGCTGA
- a CDS encoding FAD-dependent monooxygenase — translation MRTVLISGGGIAGNTLAWWLARHGFRPTVVERAAGQRSSGAPVDVRGPAVPVVEAMGLLERLRAAATSVTGARLVDAGGATVARFPMGGDRPAGRTELEIPRADLAAILHRATADDVEFRYDDTITGLTEDAGGVDVTFARGEPRRFDLVVGADGLHSAVRRLAFGPEARYVRHLGVWVAGMSLRGPADDPHDVLLYNTPGRLASVHPARGDAMAAFIFRGPMVDGLDHRDLARHKRLVVEAYQDERGWRVPELLDRVRAADDLYFDSVSQVHLPRWSRGRIVLVGDAASCVSLFGEGSSLAIAGAHTLAEALAAGGYGAAFRRYETVHRRRTEPKRRAARYVAGLLVPRTRIGLATRNATARVFARVRPAAPAR, via the coding sequence ATGCGGACAGTGCTCATCTCCGGCGGCGGCATCGCGGGCAACACGCTCGCCTGGTGGCTCGCCCGGCACGGATTCCGGCCCACGGTCGTGGAGCGCGCCGCCGGCCAGCGCTCCAGCGGCGCACCGGTCGACGTGCGCGGTCCCGCCGTTCCGGTGGTCGAGGCGATGGGGTTGCTGGAGCGCCTGCGCGCGGCCGCCACCTCGGTGACCGGCGCCCGGCTGGTGGACGCCGGCGGGGCGACCGTCGCCCGGTTCCCGATGGGCGGCGACCGCCCCGCCGGCCGCACCGAGCTGGAGATCCCCCGCGCCGACCTGGCCGCGATCCTGCACCGGGCCACCGCCGACGACGTCGAGTTCCGGTACGACGACACGATCACCGGGCTGACGGAGGACGCGGGCGGCGTCGACGTGACCTTCGCCCGGGGCGAGCCGCGCCGCTTCGACCTGGTCGTCGGGGCCGACGGCCTGCACTCGGCGGTGCGCCGCCTCGCCTTCGGGCCGGAGGCGCGGTATGTCCGCCATCTCGGCGTGTGGGTGGCCGGCATGTCGCTGCGCGGGCCCGCCGACGACCCGCACGACGTGCTGCTGTACAACACGCCGGGGCGGCTCGCCTCGGTGCACCCGGCCCGGGGCGACGCCATGGCCGCGTTCATCTTCCGGGGCCCGATGGTCGACGGCCTCGACCACCGCGACCTCGCGCGGCACAAGCGGCTCGTCGTCGAGGCGTACCAGGACGAGCGGGGCTGGCGGGTGCCGGAGCTGCTCGACCGGGTACGCGCCGCCGACGACCTCTACTTCGACAGCGTGAGCCAGGTCCACCTGCCCCGCTGGTCACGGGGGCGGATCGTGCTCGTGGGTGACGCCGCCTCCTGCGTCTCGCTCTTCGGCGAGGGCTCCAGCCTCGCCATCGCCGGCGCACACACCCTCGCCGAGGCCCTGGCGGCCGGTGGGTACGGCGCGGCGTTCCGCCGCTACGAGACGGTGCACCGCCGCCGTACCGAGCCGAAGCGGCGGGCCGCCCGGTACGTGGCCGGGCTGCTCGTGCCCCGTACCCGGATCGGTCTGGCGACCCGCAACGCCACCGCCCGGGTGTTCGCCCGCGTCCGTCCGGCCGCCCCGGCCCGGTAG
- a CDS encoding MBL fold metallo-hydrolase, whose amino-acid sequence MREIAPATDPDGALRPLPAVCHCLLIETASDGLVLVETGFGTSDIRDPEARLGQDFLGWAQPVLDPEETAVRQIERLGHSPTDVRHIVVTHLHRDHTGGLADFPHARVHLHETEHRAATVTRGDRYPQAHWAHDPHWVTYSGTDGERWFGFDKVQQLTNLPPEILLVPLAGHTEGHLAVAVRRSAGPGPAWLVHAGDAYYYRGEVAPGLPPTPPMFDALQASVETDRPLRLDNLARLRALLAEHPDQVEVVSAHDPWEFRRMSVVDSVGSAA is encoded by the coding sequence ATGCGGGAGATCGCCCCGGCCACCGACCCGGACGGGGCGCTCCGACCGCTGCCCGCGGTCTGCCACTGCCTGCTCATCGAGACCGCCTCCGACGGGCTGGTGCTGGTGGAGACCGGCTTCGGCACGTCCGACATCCGGGATCCGGAGGCGAGGTTGGGGCAGGACTTCCTCGGCTGGGCTCAGCCCGTCCTCGATCCGGAGGAGACGGCCGTACGCCAGATCGAGCGGCTCGGCCACTCGCCGACCGACGTCCGCCACATCGTGGTGACCCACCTGCACCGGGACCACACCGGTGGCCTGGCGGACTTCCCACACGCACGGGTGCACCTGCACGAAACCGAGCATCGCGCGGCGACGGTCACCCGCGGCGACCGGTACCCCCAGGCGCACTGGGCCCACGATCCGCACTGGGTCACGTACTCCGGCACCGACGGGGAGCGCTGGTTCGGCTTCGACAAGGTCCAGCAACTTACCAACCTGCCACCGGAGATCCTGCTGGTGCCGCTCGCCGGTCACACCGAGGGGCACCTCGCCGTGGCCGTCCGGCGTTCCGCCGGGCCCGGCCCGGCGTGGCTCGTGCACGCCGGTGACGCGTACTACTACCGCGGAGAGGTCGCGCCAGGGCTGCCGCCGACGCCGCCCATGTTCGACGCGCTGCAGGCGTCCGTCGAAACCGACCGCCCACTGCGGCTGGACAACCTGGCCCGGCTGCGGGCGCTGCTGGCGGAGCACCCCGACCAGGTGGAGGTCGTCTCCGCCCACGACCCCTGGGAGTTCCGGCGGATGTCCGTCGTGGACAGCGTCGGATCGGCCGCCTGA
- a CDS encoding winged helix-turn-helix transcriptional regulator: protein MTHQTVGHIGVGLLDLCSGPDVRPDPSCPVEVTLAALRGRWTALVIGEIARGPRSFTALAQALPALSDKVLADRLAQLAEARVVVRRRTPSWPPRVTYTLTDRGQALLPVLQAMWDWGAGPAGPRGG, encoded by the coding sequence GTGACTCACCAAACGGTTGGCCACATCGGGGTGGGCCTGCTGGACCTGTGCTCCGGCCCGGATGTCCGCCCCGACCCGTCCTGCCCGGTGGAGGTCACCCTCGCGGCGCTGCGCGGGCGGTGGACGGCGTTGGTGATCGGCGAGATCGCCCGTGGTCCCCGAAGCTTCACCGCGCTCGCGCAGGCGCTGCCCGCCCTGTCCGACAAGGTGTTGGCCGATCGGCTGGCCCAGCTGGCGGAGGCGCGGGTCGTCGTCCGCCGCCGTACCCCGTCCTGGCCGCCTCGGGTCACCTACACCCTCACCGACCGGGGCCAGGCACTGCTCCCGGTACTTCAGGCGATGTGGGACTGGGGAGCGGGCCCGGCGGGCCCCCGGGGCGGGTAG
- a CDS encoding MFS transporter, whose translation MSVEQGAGVFWRWWAAGTASSVGSAVGAVALPLTALTVLDASAFEMGLITAASYVAWLVIGLPAGVIVQRLPLRGAQVGADLARALAVASIPLAWWWEVLTVAQLVVVALVVSFANVLFDVANATFLPAIVSREQLHARNSLTSATHAGTQLSGPTLGGLAVQALGAVPTVLVDAASYLVSAALLWSLPARRADAPDRWPPVRAMIGEGWRYVTRHPVMGPTMWTATAVNFVCGAQLAVYPLHLVRELHAPAALVGVLLAVEGVGSLVGATLTPWITRRWGTARSLVVACLVAAGGAFLVPLGVGWPAYLAFAAGNVLFAGGVVVLSVTTRTYRQTASPPDLLSRVMATVRFVSWGAIPVGGLVAGALAGLAGARLTLVAFAVATVLAPLALLLSPVRGLRDLTDLRVDEPAEREMTAAG comes from the coding sequence ATGTCCGTCGAGCAGGGAGCCGGAGTGTTCTGGCGCTGGTGGGCCGCCGGCACGGCCAGCTCGGTCGGGTCGGCGGTCGGCGCGGTGGCGCTGCCGCTGACCGCGCTCACCGTGCTGGACGCGTCCGCGTTCGAGATGGGGCTGATCACCGCCGCCAGCTACGTGGCCTGGCTGGTGATCGGGCTGCCCGCCGGGGTGATCGTGCAGCGGCTGCCGCTGCGCGGCGCCCAGGTCGGTGCCGATCTGGCTCGGGCGCTCGCGGTCGCCTCCATCCCCCTCGCCTGGTGGTGGGAGGTGCTGACCGTCGCCCAACTGGTGGTCGTCGCCCTGGTGGTCAGCTTCGCCAACGTGCTCTTCGACGTCGCCAACGCCACCTTCCTGCCGGCCATCGTCAGCCGGGAACAGCTGCACGCCCGCAACAGCCTCACCTCGGCCACCCACGCCGGCACCCAGCTCAGCGGCCCGACCCTCGGCGGCCTGGCGGTGCAGGCGCTCGGCGCGGTGCCGACGGTGCTGGTCGACGCGGCCAGCTACCTCGTCTCCGCCGCGCTGCTGTGGTCCCTGCCGGCCCGCCGGGCCGACGCCCCGGACCGCTGGCCGCCGGTACGCGCGATGATCGGCGAGGGCTGGCGGTACGTCACCCGCCACCCGGTGATGGGACCGACGATGTGGACCGCCACGGCGGTGAACTTCGTCTGCGGGGCACAGCTCGCCGTGTATCCGCTCCACCTGGTCCGAGAGCTGCACGCCCCGGCCGCGTTGGTCGGTGTGCTGCTCGCCGTCGAAGGAGTCGGGTCACTGGTCGGGGCGACCCTGACACCGTGGATCACCCGACGGTGGGGCACCGCCCGGTCCCTGGTGGTCGCCTGCCTCGTCGCCGCCGGTGGCGCGTTCCTGGTGCCGCTGGGCGTGGGCTGGCCGGCGTACCTGGCGTTCGCCGCCGGCAACGTGCTCTTCGCCGGGGGCGTCGTGGTGCTCAGCGTGACCACTCGCACCTACCGGCAGACCGCCAGCCCTCCCGATCTGCTCTCCCGGGTGATGGCGACCGTCCGCTTCGTCTCCTGGGGGGCGATCCCGGTCGGCGGTTTGGTCGCCGGGGCGCTCGCCGGACTCGCCGGCGCCCGGCTCACCCTCGTCGCGTTCGCCGTGGCGACCGTGCTGGCGCCGCTGGCCCTGCTCCTCTCCCCGGTACGCGGACTGCGCGACCTCACCGACCTGCGGGTCGACGAGCCGGCCGAGCGGGAGATGACCGCGGCCGGTTGA
- a CDS encoding winged helix-turn-helix transcriptional regulator, with protein MRRADLGDADCGIAQALGVLGDWWTFLIVREIAGGTTRFDAMQRELGVSRRALTERLAGLVEHGVLFRRPYSAHPPRHDYLLTARGEALLPVLVALQDWGTRHVMGDGALTATADADSAEARRVHRLVGRRVPEMALRRHDGDTESPAVPGRWTVLYLFPGAFAPGAPGLPPGWGEIPGAIGCTLESRTYAERHSRFRAAGAEVRGASTQRPDQLRDFAEHARLPYPLLSDEDGRLAAGLLLPTFRAGGVERFKRLTLLVDPESVVRAVQFPVTDPAGSVDEMLDQVRRRASR; from the coding sequence GTGAGGCGGGCGGACCTCGGCGACGCCGACTGTGGCATCGCCCAGGCGCTCGGTGTCCTGGGCGACTGGTGGACCTTCCTGATCGTCCGCGAGATCGCCGGCGGCACCACCCGCTTCGACGCGATGCAGCGAGAGTTGGGCGTCAGCCGGCGGGCGCTCACCGAGCGGCTGGCCGGGCTGGTCGAACACGGCGTGCTGTTTCGCCGGCCGTACTCCGCCCACCCGCCGCGCCACGACTATCTGCTGACCGCCAGGGGAGAGGCCCTGTTGCCGGTCCTCGTCGCGTTGCAGGACTGGGGCACCCGGCACGTGATGGGCGACGGCGCGCTCACCGCCACCGCCGACGCGGACTCCGCCGAGGCGCGCAGGGTGCACCGACTGGTCGGCCGCCGCGTACCGGAGATGGCCCTGCGCCGGCACGACGGCGACACGGAATCGCCGGCCGTCCCCGGCCGGTGGACCGTCCTCTACCTTTTCCCGGGGGCGTTCGCGCCGGGCGCGCCGGGTCTCCCGCCGGGCTGGGGGGAGATCCCCGGCGCCATCGGGTGCACGCTCGAATCCCGGACGTACGCCGAGCGGCACTCCCGCTTCCGCGCTGCCGGCGCCGAGGTGCGTGGTGCGAGCACCCAGCGCCCGGACCAGTTGCGTGACTTCGCCGAGCACGCCCGGCTGCCGTACCCGCTGCTGTCCGACGAGGACGGTCGGCTCGCCGCCGGCCTGCTGCTGCCCACTTTCCGGGCCGGCGGGGTCGAGCGGTTCAAGCGGCTGACCCTGCTGGTCGACCCGGAGTCGGTGGTGCGCGCGGTGCAGTTCCCGGTGACCGACCCGGCCGGCTCGGTCGACGAGATGCTCGACCAGGTACGCCGGCGCGCGAGCCGGTAG
- a CDS encoding extracellular catalytic domain type 1 short-chain-length polyhydroxyalkanoate depolymerase: protein MLRKRLKMLGAALVAAGLTALAAVAAATPASAAALTEVTNFGTNPSNLRMYLYVPDRVAPQPGLVVAIHYCTGTGPAMYTGTQFAALADRYGYIVVYPSVTRSSQCFDVSSPQALRRDGGSDPVGIVSMVNYVRQRYNVDPNRIFATGISSGAMMTNVMLGLYPDVFAAGAAFAGVPFGCFATTNGSEWNSDCANGQLIKTAQQWGDLVRNAYPGYNGKRPRMQLWHGTNDETLRYPNFGEEIKQWTNLHGLSQTPTYTDTPQDGYTRTRYGSSGSTAPVEAISMQGVSHNLPVDAAQAIRFFGLDASTPPTTTPPTTTPPTTTPPSSPPPSGGCRVAYVVNAWNTGLTADVTVTNTGTATINGWSLAFTLPAGQTITSGWNATYAPSSGAVTARNVSYNAAIPPNGSVSIGFQANHTGNTGKPSSFALNGVPCAVA, encoded by the coding sequence ATGTTGAGAAAGAGGCTCAAAATGCTCGGCGCGGCCCTGGTCGCCGCCGGGTTGACCGCGCTGGCGGCCGTCGCCGCCGCGACTCCCGCCTCGGCGGCGGCGCTGACCGAGGTGACGAACTTCGGCACGAACCCGAGCAACCTGCGGATGTACCTGTACGTACCGGACCGGGTCGCGCCGCAGCCGGGGCTGGTGGTGGCGATCCACTACTGCACCGGCACCGGGCCGGCGATGTACACCGGCACGCAGTTCGCGGCGTTGGCCGACCGGTACGGCTACATCGTGGTCTACCCGTCGGTGACCCGCAGCAGCCAGTGCTTCGACGTCTCCTCGCCGCAGGCGCTGCGCCGTGACGGCGGCAGCGACCCGGTGGGCATCGTGTCGATGGTCAACTACGTGCGGCAGCGCTACAACGTGGACCCGAACCGGATCTTCGCCACCGGCATCTCGTCGGGCGCCATGATGACGAACGTCATGCTGGGCCTCTATCCCGACGTGTTCGCCGCCGGGGCGGCCTTCGCCGGTGTGCCGTTCGGTTGTTTCGCCACCACCAACGGGTCGGAGTGGAACAGCGACTGCGCGAACGGCCAGCTCATCAAGACCGCGCAGCAGTGGGGTGACCTGGTCCGCAACGCGTACCCGGGCTACAACGGCAAGCGGCCTCGGATGCAGTTGTGGCACGGCACCAACGACGAGACGTTGCGCTATCCGAACTTCGGTGAAGAGATCAAGCAGTGGACCAACCTGCACGGGTTGAGCCAGACCCCGACGTACACCGACACCCCGCAGGACGGCTACACCCGCACCCGCTACGGCAGCAGCGGCAGCACCGCGCCGGTCGAGGCGATCAGCATGCAGGGGGTGTCGCACAACCTCCCGGTCGACGCCGCCCAGGCGATCCGCTTCTTCGGCCTGGACGCCAGCACCCCGCCGACGACCACGCCGCCGACCACCACGCCCCCGACCACCACGCCGCCCAGCAGCCCGCCGCCGTCCGGCGGGTGCCGCGTCGCGTACGTCGTGAACGCCTGGAACACCGGCCTGACCGCGGACGTGACCGTCACCAACACGGGCACCGCGACGATCAACGGCTGGAGTCTGGCGTTCACCCTGCCCGCCGGCCAGACCATCACCAGCGGCTGGAACGCGACGTACGCACCGTCCAGCGGCGCGGTGACGGCGCGCAACGTCTCCTACAACGCGGCCATCCCGCCGAACGGGTCGGTCAGCATCGGCTTCCAGGCCAACCACACCGGTAACACCGGCAAGCCTTCCTCCTTCGCCCTCAACGGCGTTCCCTGCGCGGTCGCCTGA
- a CDS encoding ABC transporter permease: MFLALRELRFARTRFGLMGAVIALIAVLMVMLSGLSVGLVNDGVSGLQKMPVTAFAFEKHVQHDAAFSRSVVDLDAVRAWRDRPDVAAAEPYGNTLVNARSDRGVEIDLALFGVEPESFLSPRVSQGKSLSAPDGIVVSTTAEQAGLKIGDTVTLDRIGTRLTVVGVTDGQHTFGHVDVAYVPLGTWQRVKAGVGPDGALPDRAARESTAVAVQAKPGRTLDLAAGDAAAGTESLTLDQAYGASPGYTAESTTLQLIQGFLYAISALVAGAFFAVWVIQRKQEVAVLRAMGASAGYVLRDALVQALLLLVGAVAVGVAVGVGLGAVITGGGVPFALSAPAVTAAALGLILLGLVGAAVAVARVISVDPATALGGNR; this comes from the coding sequence ATGTTCCTGGCCCTTCGCGAGTTGCGTTTCGCCCGGACGAGATTCGGGCTGATGGGTGCGGTGATCGCCCTGATCGCGGTGCTGATGGTGATGTTGTCCGGGCTGTCGGTCGGCCTGGTGAACGACGGCGTGTCCGGGCTGCAGAAGATGCCGGTGACCGCGTTCGCCTTCGAGAAGCACGTCCAGCACGACGCGGCCTTCTCACGCAGCGTCGTCGACCTGGACGCGGTGCGGGCCTGGCGCGACCGGCCCGACGTGGCGGCGGCCGAGCCGTACGGCAACACGTTGGTCAACGCCCGCAGCGACCGGGGTGTCGAGATCGACCTCGCCCTGTTCGGGGTGGAACCAGAGTCGTTCCTGTCGCCGCGGGTCAGCCAGGGGAAGTCCCTGTCGGCACCCGACGGGATCGTCGTCAGCACGACGGCCGAGCAGGCCGGCCTCAAGATCGGCGACACCGTCACGCTGGACCGGATCGGTACCCGGCTGACGGTCGTCGGGGTGACGGACGGCCAGCACACCTTCGGCCACGTCGACGTGGCGTACGTCCCGCTGGGCACCTGGCAGCGGGTCAAGGCAGGGGTCGGGCCCGACGGTGCGCTGCCCGACCGGGCGGCCCGGGAGAGCACCGCCGTGGCGGTACAGGCGAAGCCGGGACGCACCCTCGACCTGGCCGCGGGTGACGCGGCGGCCGGGACCGAGAGCCTGACCCTCGACCAGGCGTACGGCGCCTCCCCGGGTTACACCGCGGAGAGCACCACCCTGCAGCTGATCCAGGGGTTCCTCTACGCCATCTCGGCCCTGGTCGCCGGGGCGTTCTTCGCTGTCTGGGTGATCCAGCGCAAGCAAGAGGTGGCCGTCCTGCGGGCCATGGGCGCCTCCGCCGGGTACGTCCTACGGGACGCGCTCGTCCAGGCCCTCCTTCTCCTGGTGGGGGCGGTCGCCGTCGGCGTGGCCGTCGGGGTCGGCCTCGGGGCCGTCATCACCGGCGGCGGAGTCCCGTTCGCCCTGAGCGCGCCCGCCGTCACCGCCGCCGCGCTCGGCCTGATCCTGCTGGGCCTGGTCGGCGCCGCCGTCGCGGTGGCCCGCGTCATCTCCGTCGATCCCGCGACCGCACTGGGAGGCAACCGGTGA
- a CDS encoding ABC transporter ATP-binding protein: MSATHPSGGAPAENSAVALDADPARHGLVLRGVSLQHGDGPDLVRALDEVDLSVAPGELAAVVGPSGAGKSSLLAVAGGLSRPTSGAVLVAGHDMTVGSQRARAALRREHIGFVFQSGNLLPALTARDQVRLPLQFAPRRRRAGRDPLELLAEVGMAHKADRRPHQLSGGERQRVGIARALVTAPRVLLVDEPTAALDRARSHEVVRLLATEAKQRAVAVVMVTHDHDVLEHCDTVYEMVDGRLSRLG, encoded by the coding sequence GTGAGCGCAACCCACCCGTCCGGCGGTGCGCCCGCCGAAAACAGCGCCGTGGCGCTCGACGCCGACCCGGCGCGGCACGGACTGGTCCTTCGGGGGGTGTCGCTCCAGCACGGGGACGGCCCCGACCTGGTCCGGGCGCTCGACGAGGTCGATCTGTCGGTCGCGCCCGGCGAACTCGCCGCCGTCGTGGGTCCGTCCGGTGCCGGCAAGTCGAGCCTGCTCGCCGTCGCGGGCGGCCTGAGCCGCCCGACCTCCGGGGCAGTCCTGGTCGCCGGTCACGACATGACCGTGGGCAGCCAGCGGGCCCGCGCCGCACTGCGCCGGGAACACATCGGCTTCGTCTTCCAGTCCGGCAACCTGCTGCCCGCGCTCACCGCCCGGGACCAGGTACGGCTGCCGTTGCAGTTCGCCCCCCGCCGGCGTCGGGCCGGCCGGGACCCCCTGGAACTGCTCGCCGAGGTCGGGATGGCGCACAAGGCCGACCGGCGCCCGCACCAGCTCTCCGGCGGGGAACGCCAGCGGGTCGGTATCGCCCGGGCACTGGTCACCGCACCGCGCGTGCTGCTCGTCGACGAACCCACCGCCGCCCTCGACCGGGCCCGCAGCCACGAAGTGGTGCGCCTGCTCGCCACCGAGGCGAAACAGCGGGCCGTCGCCGTGGTCATGGTCACCCACGACCACGACGTCCTGGAGCACTGTGACACCGTGTACGAGATGGTCGACGGTCGGCTGAGCCGGCTCGGCTGA